From the genome of Drosophila melanogaster chromosome 2L, one region includes:
- the Gpb5 gene encoding glycoprotein hormone beta 5, isoform D: MNNGHIVTPLGCHRRVYTYKVTQSDLQGHECWDYVSVWSCWGRCDSSEISDWKFPYKRSFHPVCVHAQRQLVVAILKNCHPKAEDSVSKYQYMEAVNCHCQTCSTQDTSCEAPANNEMAGGSRAIMVGADTKNLDY, from the coding sequence ATGAACAACGGACATATCGTGACGCCTTTGGGATGCCATCGTCGTGTATACACGTATAAAGTGACACAGTCCGATCTTCAAGGACACGAGTGTTGGGACTATGTAAGCGTTTGGTCGTGTTGGGGACGATGCGACTCAAGCGAAATTTCCGATTGGAAGTTTCCTTACAAGCGTTCGTTCCATCCTGTTTGTGTCCACGCCCAGCGGCAGCTGGTAGTAGCTATCCTAAAGAATTGTCACCCTAAAGCAGAGGACAGCGTAAGCAAGTACCAGTACATGGAGGCAGTGAACTGTCACTGCCAGACGTGCTCCACACAGGATACCAGCTGCGAAGCTCCGGCCAATAATGAAATGGCTGGGGGCAGCAGGGCAATCATGGTAGGCGCCGATACCAAAAACTTGGACTATTAG
- the Gpb5 gene encoding glycoprotein hormone beta 5, isoform C, with the protein MLRIIFFRTLAIFVGTSVVLVSVSSSSLSEIKPMNNGHIVTPLGCHRRVYTYKVTQSDLQGHECWDYVSVWSCWGRCDSSEISDWKFPYKRSFHPVCVHAQRQLVVAILKNCHPKAEDSVSKYQYMEAVNCHCQTCSTQDTSCEAPANNEMAGGSRAIMVGADTKNLDY; encoded by the coding sequence ATGCTCAGAATAATTTTTTTCAGGACTTTAGCTATCTTTGTAGGTACGTCTGTTGTGCTTGTTTCGGTTTCATCTTCAAGTTTGTCGGAAATTAAGCCGATGAACAACGGACATATCGTGACGCCTTTGGGATGCCATCGTCGTGTATACACGTATAAAGTGACACAGTCCGATCTTCAAGGACACGAGTGTTGGGACTATGTAAGCGTTTGGTCGTGTTGGGGACGATGCGACTCAAGCGAAATTTCCGATTGGAAGTTTCCTTACAAGCGTTCGTTCCATCCTGTTTGTGTCCACGCCCAGCGGCAGCTGGTAGTAGCTATCCTAAAGAATTGTCACCCTAAAGCAGAGGACAGCGTAAGCAAGTACCAGTACATGGAGGCAGTGAACTGTCACTGCCAGACGTGCTCCACACAGGATACCAGCTGCGAAGCTCCGGCCAATAATGAAATGGCTGGGGGCAGCAGGGCAATCATGGTAGGCGCCGATACCAAAAACTTGGACTATTAG
- the Gpb5 gene encoding glycoprotein hormone beta 5, isoform A translates to MLADSATLTLAIFVGTSVVLVSVSSSSLSEIKPMNNGHIVTPLGCHRRVYTYKVTQSDLQGHECWDYVSVWSCWGRCDSSEISDWKFPYKRSFHPVCVHAQRQLVVAILKNCHPKAEDSVSKYQYMEAVNCHCQTCSTQDTSCEAPANNEMAGGSRAIMVGADTKNLDY, encoded by the exons ATGTTGGCGGATAGTGCAACTTT GACTTTAGCTATCTTTGTAGGTACGTCTGTTGTGCTTGTTTCGGTTTCATCTTCAAGTTTGTCGGAAATTAAGCCGATGAACAACGGACATATCGTGACGCCTTTGGGATGCCATCGTCGTGTATACACGTATAAAGTGACACAGTCCGATCTTCAAGGACACGAGTGTTGGGACTATGTAAGCGTTTGGTCGTGTTGGGGACGATGCGACTCAAGCGAAATTTCCGATTGGAAGTTTCCTTACAAGCGTTCGTTCCATCCTGTTTGTGTCCACGCCCAGCGGCAGCTGGTAGTAGCTATCCTAAAGAATTGTCACCCTAAAGCAGAGGACAGCGTAAGCAAGTACCAGTACATGGAGGCAGTGAACTGTCACTGCCAGACGTGCTCCACACAGGATACCAGCTGCGAAGCTCCGGCCAATAATGAAATGGCTGGGGGCAGCAGGGCAATCATGGTAGGCGCCGATACCAAAAACTTGGACTATTAG